In Ktedonobacteraceae bacterium, one genomic interval encodes:
- a CDS encoding FAD-dependent oxidoreductase, whose product MGTTTVEILVIGGGVIGSSIAYHLARQGRQVLVVERSRVASRPAASWASAGGVRRQGRHIAEARLAIEAIARWPTLEQELDADLRYRQGGNLLLAESDTEADQLVHFVRHQHEIGFSDVQLLDRQQVHDLVPGLHAGVTAGSFSPADGQADPPRTTQAFATAAMRLGATCWEETPCFGLLTQGEKVTGALTTRGEVQAGQIVLAAGTWSDEIAAATRIRLPIRTRALQMVLSTPADAITVQPVLSAVNRSLSLKQLFDGAFFLGGGWLGEPIANRTDYQLRPASIEGNWKTACELLPEVGRQQIANAWCGLEAQSIDGIPFLGPMPGIDGLTLALGFSGHGFALAPAVGRAIADQLAGLSTPELDGLSPDRIATFQADQVEAFIHQMDERDSLE is encoded by the coding sequence TTGGGAACGACAACAGTAGAGATTCTCGTTATCGGTGGCGGCGTCATCGGCAGTTCCATCGCCTATCACCTGGCGCGACAGGGACGCCAGGTACTTGTTGTCGAACGCTCGCGGGTCGCCAGCAGACCGGCAGCTTCCTGGGCCAGCGCCGGAGGTGTACGAAGGCAGGGAAGGCACATTGCGGAAGCGCGGCTCGCAATTGAAGCAATCGCCCGCTGGCCTACGCTTGAACAGGAACTCGATGCGGACTTGCGCTATCGCCAGGGAGGAAACCTCTTGCTGGCCGAAAGCGACACCGAAGCCGATCAGCTCGTTCATTTCGTTCGCCACCAGCACGAAATCGGCTTCAGCGACGTACAACTGCTCGACCGCCAGCAGGTGCATGATCTCGTGCCAGGGCTGCACGCAGGAGTCACTGCCGGCAGTTTTAGCCCCGCCGACGGACAGGCAGACCCACCCCGCACTACACAGGCATTTGCCACAGCAGCGATGCGGCTTGGAGCAACCTGCTGGGAAGAAACACCTTGTTTCGGCCTACTGACGCAAGGCGAAAAGGTCACCGGAGCCTTGACCACGCGAGGTGAGGTACAGGCCGGACAGATCGTGCTTGCTGCAGGAACGTGGAGTGATGAAATCGCCGCGGCTACCCGTATCCGGCTGCCCATTCGCACTCGCGCATTGCAGATGGTGCTTTCGACTCCCGCGGACGCAATTACCGTGCAGCCCGTGTTGAGCGCCGTCAATCGTTCTCTCTCCCTTAAACAACTTTTCGATGGCGCATTTTTCCTGGGAGGAGGGTGGCTCGGCGAACCCATTGCCAACCGCACCGATTACCAGCTACGTCCTGCCAGTATCGAGGGCAACTGGAAAACCGCCTGCGAGCTACTGCCAGAAGTAGGCCGCCAGCAGATTGCCAACGCCTGGTGCGGCCTGGAAGCGCAAAGCATCGATGGCATTCCGTTTCTCGGCCCCATGCCAGGAATAGATGGTCTCACCTTAGCTCTAGGTTTTTCCGGGCATGGATTCGCGCTTGCTCCCGCTGTCGGGCGCGCCATTGCCGATCAGCTCGCAGGTCTTTCAACTCCGGAATTAGATGGTCTCAGCCCAGATCGGATCGCAACGTTTCAAGCTGATCAGGTCGAGGCATTCATTCATCAAATGGACGAGAGAGATTCATTGGAGTGA
- a CDS encoding PadR family transcriptional regulator, which produces MRPATSDPEKMLPLTPAVFHILLALADGERHGYSIMQEIAAQTHGKLRIGPTTLYRSIKHMLEVGLIVESDERPDPTLDDERRRYYRLTDLGRRATVAEMQRLEQSLAIAHSKTLLRNMTAASPEQGA; this is translated from the coding sequence ATGCGACCAGCAACATCTGATCCTGAAAAAATGCTCCCGCTGACTCCAGCAGTCTTCCATATCCTGCTGGCCCTGGCCGATGGCGAGCGGCATGGCTACAGCATCATGCAAGAAATTGCCGCCCAGACACACGGAAAACTACGGATTGGGCCAACGACACTCTATCGATCGATCAAGCACATGCTAGAAGTTGGCCTGATTGTCGAGTCGGATGAGCGGCCCGATCCAACTCTAGACGACGAGCGCCGCCGCTATTACCGTCTTACCGACCTGGGCAGGCGCGCGACGGTGGCAGAGATGCAGCGCCTGGAGCAATCCCTTGCTATCGCACATAGCAAAACATTGCTGAGAAATATGACCGCCGCATCGCCAGAGCAAGGAGCATGA
- the hflX gene encoding GTPase HflX — MAEQNIVNTNTDKPLSGLLSAAPERAILVGVDMPGADWSVEESLDELEQLATTAGVTCVERVMQRLDRPHPGTLLGSGKVQEIADLVRYHNCDAVIFDLELTPGQHRNLERELETQVIDRTALILIIFGQRARTREGRLQVELAQIEYDLPRLARQWSHLSRQKGSVQQRGEGEKQIEIDRRLLRRQKSHIEEELEHVRTHRQLHRAKRKNTGAPVVALVGYTNAGKSTLLNRLAGAHGLAEDKLFATLDPMTRRVRLNGGQEILLTDTVGFVQRLPTTLVAAFRATLEEVAESDLLVHVVDASSPSMQRQVEAVEHVLEEIGAASCPIIIALNKADLLPSDDRIKLAGMAANLPSVQVSALAGTGIDELLHAISDNLIAQFVALDVLIPYNRGDLVAQFHQFGTIEFESYEQDGTHLYGHMPKNHSGPYMAFQQVKATAKKRRRA, encoded by the coding sequence ATGGCAGAACAAAATATCGTCAATACTAATACAGATAAACCATTGAGCGGCCTGCTCTCAGCCGCGCCTGAACGGGCTATTCTCGTAGGCGTAGACATGCCGGGCGCGGACTGGTCGGTTGAGGAATCGCTTGACGAATTGGAGCAACTGGCAACAACTGCCGGCGTTACATGCGTTGAGCGCGTCATGCAGCGCCTGGATCGCCCACATCCCGGTACTCTGCTCGGCAGCGGCAAAGTGCAGGAAATAGCCGACCTGGTCCGCTATCACAACTGCGATGCGGTTATCTTTGACCTGGAATTGACGCCCGGGCAGCATCGCAACCTGGAGCGAGAACTGGAAACGCAGGTAATTGACCGCACGGCACTCATCCTGATCATTTTTGGTCAGCGCGCCCGCACACGCGAAGGACGGCTGCAGGTCGAACTCGCCCAGATCGAATACGACCTGCCACGGCTTGCCCGCCAATGGTCGCACCTCTCGCGCCAGAAAGGCAGCGTGCAGCAGCGCGGCGAGGGTGAAAAACAGATCGAAATCGACCGGCGCTTGCTGCGGCGACAAAAATCCCATATCGAGGAAGAACTCGAACACGTGCGCACCCATCGCCAATTGCACCGCGCTAAACGTAAGAATACCGGGGCACCCGTCGTAGCGCTCGTCGGCTACACCAACGCGGGCAAATCCACGCTGCTCAACCGCCTCGCGGGCGCGCATGGCCTGGCAGAAGACAAACTCTTCGCTACACTTGATCCTATGACGCGTCGTGTCCGTCTCAATGGAGGCCAGGAGATTTTGCTGACCGATACGGTGGGCTTCGTGCAGCGCCTGCCAACGACGCTCGTAGCAGCATTTCGCGCTACGCTGGAGGAAGTGGCCGAATCCGACCTGCTCGTGCATGTGGTGGATGCCTCAAGCCCTTCCATGCAGCGGCAGGTAGAGGCGGTCGAACACGTCCTCGAGGAGATCGGAGCGGCAAGCTGCCCCATTATCATCGCGCTGAATAAAGCGGATTTGCTGCCCAGTGACGACAGGATAAAACTCGCAGGCATGGCCGCAAACTTGCCCTCGGTGCAGGTATCCGCACTCGCTGGAACGGGCATCGATGAACTACTACACGCTATCAGCGACAATTTGATTGCGCAATTCGTTGCCCTCGACGTGCTTATCCCATACAACCGTGGCGACCTTGTAGCACAATTTCACCAATTCGGCACGATTGAGTTCGAGAGCTATGAGCAGGACGGCACCCATCTATACGGGCACATGCCAAAGAATCATAGTGGGCCATACATGGCATTCCAGCAGGTAAAAGCAACGGCTAAAAAGAGGCGCAGGGCTTGA
- a CDS encoding ABC-F family ATP-binding cassette domain-containing protein — MLQVNHIHLSYGPHLVLDDVSFTVAPGEKAGLIGVNGAGKSSLLKIIAGLQEPDSGHVMLPRSHGYLSQDVAHETSVADGITVRDYIFESTGLDAAIRSYEEASNRLSESGNGDISLLLKRFEQAQSSLERLGYYNADARAEQLVAGLNLGGVTLDRLVSTLSGGQKTKLTLARLLFQAPDLLLLDEPTNFLDVQATAWLMEFLESYRGAILIISHDLDLLDHSINKILRLNEFTHKLEEYRGTYSSYLKQTGDALALMERTRAQQEREIARLRKTSQKLRSYGATRVSQRIAVDKRIATLEASKPVLPQTSRRMKIDFPMRQPSGQIVLQAKKLTKSYGTKQIFRNISFQIERGQRLVVIGLNGAGKTTLLRTLLGMTALNAGTVTIGDRVRTGYYAQENEGLDYTNTVLNEARAILPDDSKRVRGVLGRFMFSGDRVFQQIGTLSGGEKTRLALAKMVLDGPNLLVLDEPTTHLDVLSRNIIGEALGNYNGTIIAVTHDVEFVRYLQPDTLLLMPEGRIIPYTSEHDELLKQA; from the coding sequence CGATGTTTCATTTACTGTAGCGCCAGGGGAAAAAGCAGGCTTAATCGGCGTGAACGGCGCGGGCAAAAGCTCGCTACTCAAAATCATCGCGGGACTACAAGAGCCCGACAGCGGACATGTGATGTTGCCGCGCAGTCATGGCTACCTGTCACAGGATGTGGCCCATGAAACATCCGTCGCCGACGGTATCACCGTGCGCGATTACATCTTCGAAAGTACCGGTCTTGATGCGGCCATTCGTTCCTACGAAGAGGCATCAAATCGGCTTTCAGAGTCAGGTAATGGAGATATATCCCTGCTCTTGAAGCGCTTTGAGCAGGCACAGAGTTCGCTTGAGCGGCTGGGCTATTATAATGCCGATGCCCGTGCAGAGCAGCTGGTTGCCGGATTGAATCTCGGCGGCGTTACACTGGATCGTCTGGTATCCACGCTCAGTGGTGGGCAGAAGACGAAGCTTACGCTGGCGCGATTACTCTTCCAGGCTCCCGACCTCCTGCTGCTAGATGAGCCGACGAACTTTCTCGACGTGCAGGCCACGGCATGGTTGATGGAGTTTCTGGAAAGCTACCGGGGCGCGATTCTGATCATCTCGCATGACCTGGATTTGCTTGATCATAGTATCAATAAGATCCTGCGTCTTAACGAGTTCACACACAAACTCGAAGAATATCGCGGCACCTACTCCAGCTATCTCAAGCAAACCGGAGATGCGCTCGCCTTGATGGAACGCACGAGGGCACAGCAGGAGCGTGAAATAGCGCGCCTGCGCAAGACTTCGCAGAAACTTCGCAGCTATGGCGCAACACGCGTAAGCCAGCGTATCGCCGTCGATAAGCGAATCGCCACGCTTGAGGCAAGCAAGCCTGTGTTGCCTCAGACCAGTCGCCGCATGAAGATCGATTTTCCCATGCGCCAGCCGAGCGGGCAGATAGTCCTGCAAGCCAAAAAGCTTACCAAGAGCTATGGGACGAAGCAGATCTTCCGTAACATCAGCTTCCAGATCGAACGCGGGCAGCGCCTGGTCGTGATCGGCCTGAACGGCGCCGGCAAAACGACTCTGCTGCGCACCCTGCTGGGCATGACTGCGCTCAATGCCGGCACTGTAACCATCGGTGATCGCGTGCGCACCGGCTATTATGCTCAGGAGAACGAGGGCCTCGATTACACCAACACTGTGCTGAACGAGGCCAGAGCCATACTCCCCGATGATAGCAAACGGGTGCGTGGAGTACTGGGCCGTTTCATGTTCAGCGGCGACCGCGTATTCCAGCAGATTGGCACGCTGAGTGGCGGCGAAAAGACACGCCTGGCGCTTGCTAAGATGGTTCTCGATGGCCCGAACTTACTCGTCCTCGACGAGCCAACAACGCACCTGGATGTACTTTCGCGCAACATCATCGGCGAGGCGCTTGGCAACTACAACGGCACCATCATCGCCGTCACGCACGATGTCGAATTTGTACGCTACCTGCAGCCTGATACCTTGCTGCTGATGCCCGAAGGACGCATAATTCCTTATACGAGCGAACATGATGAGTTGCTGAAACAGGCTTGA